In Microcebus murinus isolate Inina chromosome 20, M.murinus_Inina_mat1.0, whole genome shotgun sequence, the following are encoded in one genomic region:
- the AKTIP gene encoding AKT-interacting protein isoform X1, whose amino-acid sequence MNPFWSMSTTSVRKRSDGEEKTLTGDVKTSPPRTAPKKQLPSIPKNALPITKPTSPAPAAQSTNGTHASYGPFYLEYSLLAEFTLVVKQKLPGVYVQPSYRSALMWFGVIFIRHGLYQDGVFKFTVYIPDNYPDGDCPRLVFDIPVFHPLVDPTSGELDVKRAFAKWRRNHNHIWQVLMYARRVFYKIDTASPLNPEAAVLYEKDIQLFKSKVVDSVKACTARLFDQPKIEDPYAISFSPWNPSVHDEAREKMLTQKKKPEEQHNKSVHVAGLSWVKPGSVQPFSKEEKTVAT is encoded by the exons ATGAACCCTTTCTGGAGCATGTCTACAACCTCTGTACGCAAA CGATCTGATGGTGAAGAGAAGACATTGACAGGGGACGTGAAAACCAGTCCTCCACGAACTGCGCCAAAGAAACAGCTGCCTTCTATTCCCAAAAATGCTTTGCCCATAACTAAGCCTACGTCTCCTGCCCCAGCAGCACAGTCAACAAATGGCACGCATGCTTCCTACGGACCCTTCTACCTGGAATACTCTCTTCTTGCAGAATT TACCTTGGTTGTGAAGCAGAAATTACCAGGCGTCTATGTGCAGCCCTCTTACCGCTCTGCATTAA tGTGGTTTGGAGTGATATTTATACGGCATGGACTTTATCAAGATGGTGTGTTTAAGTTTACAGTTTACATCCCTGATAACTACCCAGACGGCGACTGTCCA CGCTTGGTGTTTGATATTCCCGTCTTTCACCCGCTAGTTGATCCCACGTCAGGTGAACTGGATGTGAAGAGAGCATTTGCAAAGTGGAG GCGGAACCATAATCATATTTGGCAAGTATTAATGTATGCAAGGAGAGTTTTCTACAAGATTGATACAGCAAGCCCCCTAAACCCAGAGGCTGCAGTACT GTATGAAAAAGAcattcagctttttaaaagcaaagtggTTGACAGTGTTAAGGCATGCACTGCTCGTTTGTTTGACCAACCTAAAATAGAAGACCCCTATGCAATTAG CTTTTCTCCATGGAATCCTTCTGTACATGACGAAGCCAGAGAGAAGATGCTGACTCAGAAA AAGAAGCCTGAAGAACAGCACAATAAAAGTGTTCATGTTGCTGGCCTGTCATGGGTAAAGCCTGGCTCAGTACAGCCTTTcagtaaagaagagaaaacagtagCAACTTAA
- the AKTIP gene encoding AKT-interacting protein isoform X2 gives MNPFWSMSTTSVRKRSDGEEKTLTGDVKTSPPRTAPKKQLPSIPKNALPITKPTSPAPAAQSTNGTHASYGPFYLEYSLLAEFTLVVKQKLPGVYVQPSYRSALMWFGVIFIRHGLYQDGVFKFTVYIPDNYPDGDCPRLVFDIPVFHPLVDPTSGELDVKRAFAKWRRNHNHIWQVLMYARRVFYKIDTASPLNPEAAVLYEKDIQLFKSKVVDSVKACTARLFDQPKIEDPYAISFSPWNPSVHDEAREKMLTQKKPEEQHNKSVHVAGLSWVKPGSVQPFSKEEKTVAT, from the exons ATGAACCCTTTCTGGAGCATGTCTACAACCTCTGTACGCAAA CGATCTGATGGTGAAGAGAAGACATTGACAGGGGACGTGAAAACCAGTCCTCCACGAACTGCGCCAAAGAAACAGCTGCCTTCTATTCCCAAAAATGCTTTGCCCATAACTAAGCCTACGTCTCCTGCCCCAGCAGCACAGTCAACAAATGGCACGCATGCTTCCTACGGACCCTTCTACCTGGAATACTCTCTTCTTGCAGAATT TACCTTGGTTGTGAAGCAGAAATTACCAGGCGTCTATGTGCAGCCCTCTTACCGCTCTGCATTAA tGTGGTTTGGAGTGATATTTATACGGCATGGACTTTATCAAGATGGTGTGTTTAAGTTTACAGTTTACATCCCTGATAACTACCCAGACGGCGACTGTCCA CGCTTGGTGTTTGATATTCCCGTCTTTCACCCGCTAGTTGATCCCACGTCAGGTGAACTGGATGTGAAGAGAGCATTTGCAAAGTGGAG GCGGAACCATAATCATATTTGGCAAGTATTAATGTATGCAAGGAGAGTTTTCTACAAGATTGATACAGCAAGCCCCCTAAACCCAGAGGCTGCAGTACT GTATGAAAAAGAcattcagctttttaaaagcaaagtggTTGACAGTGTTAAGGCATGCACTGCTCGTTTGTTTGACCAACCTAAAATAGAAGACCCCTATGCAATTAG CTTTTCTCCATGGAATCCTTCTGTACATGACGAAGCCAGAGAGAAGATGCTGACTCAGAAA AAGCCTGAAGAACAGCACAATAAAAGTGTTCATGTTGCTGGCCTGTCATGGGTAAAGCCTGGCTCAGTACAGCCTTTcagtaaagaagagaaaacagtagCAACTTAA